A genome region from Geodermatophilus bullaregiensis includes the following:
- a CDS encoding acyl-CoA dehydrogenase family protein translates to MGDRTTVTSDFYDLEALLDEQDRETLLRVRAFMDEQVEPIINEYWTRAQFPRHLIPGIAELGIAGAQYSGHGSPGRSSLFDGMVAMELGRGDPSVATFMGVHGGLAMGTLHLCASEEQKERWLPAMARMELIGAFGLTEPGHGSDVARGLETTARREGDEWVLDGQKKWIGNGSFADLVIIWARDVDTDRVLGFVVETPAPGFSAVDLEDKIALRAVQNALITLDGVRVPEENRLQNANSFRDTANVLRATRVSVAWSAVGCSRGAYEHALRYALERDQFGRSITSFQLVQDLLFRMLGNITASAALCARASQLQDCGMLRDEHASMAKGYSTMRMRETVGWARELMGGNGILLENHVGRFVADAEAIYSYEGTREVNSLIVGRAITGTSAIA, encoded by the coding sequence ATGGGCGACCGGACGACCGTCACGTCGGACTTCTACGACCTGGAGGCCCTGCTCGACGAGCAGGACCGGGAGACGCTCCTGCGCGTCCGGGCGTTCATGGACGAGCAGGTCGAGCCGATCATCAACGAGTACTGGACCCGGGCGCAGTTCCCCCGGCACCTGATCCCGGGGATCGCCGAGCTGGGGATCGCCGGCGCGCAGTACTCCGGCCACGGCTCTCCCGGCCGGTCGTCGCTGTTCGACGGCATGGTGGCCATGGAGCTCGGCCGGGGCGACCCGTCGGTGGCCACCTTCATGGGCGTCCACGGCGGCCTGGCCATGGGCACCCTGCACCTGTGCGCCTCCGAGGAGCAGAAGGAGCGCTGGCTGCCGGCGATGGCCCGGATGGAGCTCATCGGCGCGTTCGGGCTGACCGAGCCCGGTCACGGGTCCGACGTCGCCCGCGGCCTGGAGACGACGGCACGGCGCGAGGGCGACGAGTGGGTGCTCGACGGGCAGAAGAAGTGGATCGGCAACGGCAGCTTCGCCGACCTGGTGATCATCTGGGCCCGCGACGTCGACACCGACCGGGTGCTCGGCTTCGTCGTCGAGACGCCCGCCCCCGGCTTCAGCGCCGTCGACCTCGAGGACAAGATCGCGCTGCGTGCGGTGCAGAACGCGCTGATCACCCTGGACGGCGTCCGGGTGCCCGAGGAGAACCGGCTGCAGAACGCGAACAGCTTCCGGGACACGGCCAACGTGCTGCGGGCGACCCGGGTCAGCGTGGCGTGGTCGGCGGTGGGCTGCTCGCGCGGGGCCTACGAGCACGCGCTGCGCTACGCGCTGGAGCGCGACCAGTTCGGCCGGTCGATCACCTCGTTCCAGCTGGTGCAGGACCTGCTGTTCCGGATGCTCGGCAACATCACCGCCTCGGCCGCGCTGTGCGCCCGCGCCTCGCAGCTGCAGGACTGCGGCATGCTCCGCGACGAGCACGCCTCGATGGCCAAGGGCTACAGCACGATGCGCATGCGCGAGACCGTCGGCTGGGCGCGGGAGCTGATGGGCGGCAACGGCATCCTGCTGGAGAACCACGTGGGCCGGTTCGTGGCCGACGCCGAGGCCATCTACTCCTACGAGGGCACCCGCGAGGTCAACAGCCTCATCGTCGGCCGGGCGATCACCGGGACCAGCGCGATCGCCTGA
- a CDS encoding ABC transporter substrate-binding protein, which yields MRLRVLTAVLLLTSALCACGGSPDDARRVEEGVVRVASYDFPENQTLAEVYAEALRRAGLEVSVQHGIGTREVVLPALEQGVVDVVVDYLGTASDFLEPGAGSAHADPVLLQEDLARTLAPRGMTVTAAAAAEDQNGFVVLTDLAERHGMTTLSQLAAVAPGLVFGGPPECVERRFCLPGLREVYGVEFAAVRTMPSRVATVEALRTGEIDVGMLETTDGHLIDASLLLLRDDRSLQPRENVVPIVRTAVAEEAGERLRGALEAVSAQLTTIDLIRLNRAVAIDGRTPREAAAQWWDGR from the coding sequence ATGCGTCTGCGCGTGCTCACCGCCGTCCTGCTCCTCACCTCGGCCCTGTGCGCCTGCGGGGGGTCCCCCGACGACGCCCGCCGGGTCGAGGAGGGGGTCGTCCGGGTCGCCTCCTACGACTTCCCGGAGAACCAGACGCTGGCCGAGGTCTACGCCGAGGCGCTGCGGCGGGCCGGGCTCGAGGTGTCGGTGCAGCACGGCATCGGCACCCGGGAGGTGGTCCTCCCGGCCCTCGAGCAGGGCGTGGTCGACGTCGTCGTCGACTACCTCGGCACCGCCTCGGACTTCCTGGAGCCCGGCGCAGGGTCGGCGCACGCCGACCCCGTCCTCCTCCAGGAGGACCTGGCGCGGACCCTGGCGCCTCGGGGCATGACCGTGACGGCGGCCGCGGCGGCCGAGGACCAGAACGGCTTCGTCGTCCTCACCGACCTCGCCGAGCGGCACGGGATGACCACGCTCTCGCAGCTCGCTGCGGTGGCTCCCGGGCTGGTCTTCGGCGGCCCGCCCGAGTGCGTCGAGCGGCGCTTCTGCCTCCCCGGCCTGCGCGAGGTCTACGGCGTGGAGTTCGCCGCCGTGCGCACCATGCCCTCACGGGTGGCCACCGTGGAGGCGCTGCGCACCGGGGAGATCGACGTCGGCATGCTGGAGACGACCGACGGTCACCTCATCGACGCCTCCCTGTTGCTGCTGCGGGACGACCGGTCGCTGCAGCCGCGCGAGAACGTGGTGCCCATCGTGCGGACCGCGGTGGCCGAGGAGGCCGGTGAGCGGCTGCGCGGCGCGCTGGAGGCCGTCAGCGCGCAGCTGACGACGATCGACCTGATCAGGCTCAACCGGGCCGTGGCCATCGACGGCCGCACGCCGCGGGAGGCCGCGGCGCAGTGGTGGGACGGCCGCTGA